One Miscanthus floridulus cultivar M001 chromosome 11, ASM1932011v1, whole genome shotgun sequence DNA window includes the following coding sequences:
- the LOC136491121 gene encoding protein trichome birefringence-like 2, producing MAGWRKAWLSVRDRAAAGGSTGSLQAHLQGFLHFPSFLANYKRGGKYGNGHVSGKAVAACFAVALALAFFYASVTSGPADDGSFPSPAAASSSALLLPWLSWNSSSSTSPKKSLPTHPPPVPPPAVTAGGADDHPTDSGNRNATVVSRRVQTGAVGDSSGSEVGLGQATSAPRQTGSAQGLPLQDAGNATVGSDAEPTSNSNRTREDEPQVETTTPMLQWGRTGGDGRPSHDAVVAGAAGQQAATNADVATGNSRYTGTSSREETAKNAAAGYVQNVARRAVLPSRPERKVERHRRRRAVRHRHPRRRKEIMLSAQDLAVAAERSHEEMAGVKTSFAVGPGNDVVGVNTSIAVGPGNDLAAGVNARPGMVGAGNNRVVWTSGVQDLVSFAKCDVFSGRWVRDESYGFYPPKSCALIDDDFNCHKNGRPDSDFLRWRWQPHGCDIPRLNAAEFLERLRGQRIIFVGDSLNRNMWESLVCILRHGVRNKRNVYEASGKNQFKTRGYYSFKFREYNCSVDFIRSIFLVKQMICEGRNGTEDAKLKLDELDATTPAYRTADIVVFNTGHWWTHYKTSRGLNYYQEGNHVYPSLEVLDAYKRALVTWARWVDKNIDPRRTQVVFRGYSLSHFRGGQWNSGGRCHMETEPIFNQTYLSEYPEKMVILEQVLRQMKTPVIYLNISALTDYRKDGHPSVYRIRYDTEEERMAMVKRQDCSHWCLPGVPDTWNELLYASLLQAGKGSWKL from the exons CGGTGCGGGACCGGGCCGCAGCCGGCGGCAGCACCGGCTCACTGCAGGCGCACCTGCAGGGCTTCCTCCACTTCCCGTCCTTCCTCGCCAACTACAAGCGGGGCGGTAAGTACGGGAACGGCCACGTGAGCGGCAAGGCGGTGGCGGCCTGCTTCGCCGTCGCGCTCGCGCTCGCCTTCTTCTACGCCTCGGTCACCAGCGGGCCCGCCGACGACGGCTCCTTCCCTTCCCCGGCCGCCGCTTCCTCCTCCGCGCTTCTCTTGCCGTGGCTGTCGTGGAactcgtcgtcgtcgacgtcgccGAAGAAATCGCTTCCAACACACCCTCCTCCCGTTCCTCCTCCTGCCGTCACTGCGGGCGGCGCTGATGATCACCCGACCGACTCGGGCAACCGCAACGCAACCGTGGTGTCGCGTCGCGTGCAGACCGGCGCGGTGGGGGACTCGTCGGGTTCGGAGGTCGGCTTGGGGCAAGCGACGTCGGCGCCCCGTCAGACGGGCAGCGCGCAGGGTCTCCCCCTGCAGGACGCCGGGAACGCCACCGTGGGTTCCGACGCCGAACCCACCAGTAACAGTAATCGCACCAGAGAAGATGAACCGCAAGTGGAAACCACGACGCCGATGCTGCAGTGGGGAAGGACAGGCGGAGACGGTCGTCCTTCCCACGACGCCGTCGTCGCTGGTGCTGCCGGTCAGCAAGCGGCGACGAACGCTGACGTTGCCACCGGCAACTCCAGATACACAGGGACATCGAGCAGAGAAGAAACAGCCAAGAACGCCGCCGCTGGCTACGTCCAGAACGTGGCACGGCGAGCGGTTCTGCCATCACGACCGGAGCGGAAGGTGGAAAGACACAGGCGCAGGAGAGCCGTGAGGCACAGGCACCCGAGGCGACGGAAGGAGATCATGCTCTCGGCGCAAGATCTCGCTGTCGCTGCCGAGCGGAGCCACGAGGAGATGGCTGGCGTCAAAACCAGCTTCGCCGTCGGGCCAGGCAATGACGTGGTTGGCGTGAACACCAGCATCGCCGTCGGGCCAGGAAACGACCTGGCCGCAGGCGTGAACGCCAGGCCGGGCATGGTCGGGGCCGGCAACAACCGTGTCGTGTGGACGTCCGGCGTGCAAGACCTGGTTTCCTTCGCCAAGTGCGACGTGTTCAGTGGGAGGTGGGTGAGGGACGAGAGCTACGGGTTCTACCCGCCCAAGTCGTGCGCACTCATCGACGACGACTTCAACTGCCACAAGAACGGCCGGCCGGACAGTGACTTCCTCAGGTGGCGGTGGCAGCCGCACGGCTGTGACATTCCCAG GCTGAACGCGGCTGAGTTCCTGGAGAGGCTGAGAGGGCAGAGGATCATATTCGTCGGTGACTCGCTGAACCGGAACATGTGGGAATCGCTGGTCTGCATCCTTCGCCATGGTGTCAGGAACAAGAGGAACGTGTATGAGGCGTCGGGGAAGAACCAGTTCAAGACCAGAGGATACTACTCCTTCAAATTCAGG GAGTACAATTGCTCGGTTGATTTCATAAGATCAATATTCCTCGTCAAGCAGATGATTTGCGAGGGCAGAAACGGTACTGAAGATGCAAAGCTGAAACTGGATGAGCTAGATGCGACGACTCCAGCATACCGGACTGCAGACATCGTCGTCTTCAACACCGGTCACTGGTGGACTCACTACAAAACATCAAGAGG GCTGAACTATTACCAAGAGGGCAACCATGTGTATCCCAGCCTTGAGGTTTTGGATGCATACAAGAGAGCTCTAGTCACCTGGGCTAGATGGGTGGACAAGAACATCGATCCGAGAAGGACTCAGGTTGTATTCAGAGGATATTCACTCTCACATTTCAG AGGAGGGCAGTGGAATTCAGGAGGGAGATGCCACATGGAGACAGAGCCAATATTCAATCAGACATATCTTTCTGAGTACCCTGAGAAGATGGTAATCTTGGAGCAGGTCTTGAGGCAGATGAAAACTCCCGTCATATACCTCAACATCAGCGCACTCACCGATTACCGAAAAGATGGCCATCCATCAGTCTACCGGATACGTTATGATACAGAGGAGGAACggatggcaatggtgaaaaggCAGGACTGTAGTCACTGGTGCTTGCCTGGCGTGCCAGATACGTGGAATGAACTGCTGTATGCTTCGCTGCTTCAGGCAGGCAAAGGCTCCTGGAAATTGTGA